In one window of Thermus aquaticus DNA:
- a CDS encoding S1C family serine protease: MRKLGGLLLLLPLLLALNLLLTKGPPVLWTETVQAGPETLQEVYTKAHPAVLGVEGPEGTRGTGFFYAPGLVLTAYHVVAEGGPFTLLLADRTRAQARLLGFAEPLDLAVLATEATPPAPPLPLETERRPQAGEAVLHIGNGRGQFIAPRYGRVTRLEASPSAFLPQGLVETSLPLAPGDSGGPVLDARGKVLGVAVAIGQTEAGFRSYFTPLFGRGEVLLALERGERRYWPYLGLRGPRALTPELARELGLPPGGVLVGEVVPGGAAHRAGLRGLEAGGVPDVILEVNGVPVNSFEDLLREVRRHQVGGRIALTVRRGGQVFQVEAVLAPFPGR, translated from the coding sequence ATGCGGAAGTTGGGCGGCCTCCTCCTCCTTCTGCCCCTTCTCCTCGCCCTGAACCTCCTCCTCACCAAAGGACCCCCGGTCCTCTGGACCGAGACCGTCCAAGCGGGCCCGGAAACCCTGCAGGAGGTCTACACCAAAGCCCACCCCGCCGTCTTGGGGGTAGAGGGCCCCGAGGGAACCCGGGGCACGGGCTTCTTCTACGCCCCGGGCCTGGTCCTCACCGCCTACCACGTGGTGGCCGAGGGGGGGCCCTTCACCCTCCTCCTGGCGGACCGCACCCGGGCCCAGGCCCGCCTCCTGGGCTTCGCCGAGCCCCTGGACCTGGCGGTCCTGGCCACGGAGGCCACCCCGCCCGCCCCGCCCCTTCCCCTGGAGACCGAGAGGCGGCCTCAGGCGGGCGAGGCGGTGCTCCACATCGGCAACGGCCGGGGTCAGTTCATCGCTCCCCGCTACGGCCGGGTGACCCGCCTCGAGGCCAGCCCCTCCGCCTTCCTCCCCCAGGGCCTGGTGGAGACCTCCCTCCCCCTCGCCCCGGGGGACTCCGGGGGGCCGGTGTTGGACGCCCGGGGGAAGGTCCTGGGGGTGGCCGTGGCCATCGGCCAGACGGAGGCGGGCTTCCGGAGCTACTTCACCCCCCTCTTCGGCCGGGGGGAGGTCCTTTTGGCCCTGGAGCGGGGCGAGAGGCGCTACTGGCCCTACCTGGGCCTCCGGGGCCCCCGGGCTCTGACCCCAGAGCTCGCCCGGGAGCTGGGCCTCCCGCCGGGCGGGGTCCTGGTGGGGGAGGTGGTGCCGGGCGGGGCGGCCCACCGGGCGGGGCTTAGGGGCCTCGAGGCGGGAGGCGTGCCCGACGTGATCCTGGAGGTGAACGGGGTGCCGGTGAACTCCTTTGAGGACCTCCTCCGCGAGGTGCGCCGCCACCAGGTGGGGGGCCGGATCGCCCTCACCGTGCGCCGGGGGGGCCAGGTCTTCCAGGTGGAAGCGGTCCTCGCCCCTTTCCCAGGACGCTAA
- a CDS encoding HD domain-containing phosphohydrolase: protein MRLSAAGKVALAYALFSLLWILGNDRLLLALFPKAATLTLWQTVKGFLFVALSGLLVYLLALRETRAEEAKTRAERASARRLQALLESGRELVYLLDEKGRIRYASPNVRKVLGYLPWEDPGPGAPILDYVHPEDRLLAEAALQDLLRHPGTTLEYRLRVLDKEGGVRAVRVWGRNLLQDEAVRAIVLKVQDVTELVRHQDRLESVLDALPGMVFQVQVAEGEDPAYASLYYISPKQAAALLGYPAEALLADPAFYFSQVHPEDREGLEAALRQAVAEPGRVQVHTYRFWHGKKEAWVWLRDTLVYHPETRFLTGYTYEVTEEVESERRFRALAETAPALILMWQAEDPTRPESARLVYANPEALRLTGYTLEELQARPIWEFVHPQDRELVRSRGLARLRGQTPPSRYAFRILTKGGEVLWLDYSAARVELGGKPTVLGVGLDITEAKERERTLEAFARLSLALRESEDLREMMEKGLDTVMDLLGAGAGSVLMYEGTPPQVRVAADRGWMAHLPPPSNPLEARSLVAQALAGEVVLSPDPKTDPRVREAARPFIPEGWGVLALPLLAGREAVGALFLSWPRAQLPGPREVERTQILGEVLGNALRRGSLRAKLAQRVAQLEALRAVDQAIAASLDLGPTLEVFLAQVLRLPLDAVAFFLYCKEEGGLVLEAAKGFLSPKEALPKRIPLGVGHVGQAALEGQVVHVQNLAQNPGTHPEFTLREGLVSERAYPLFAKGRLLGVLAAFTRKPWDLTPEEEEFLEALVGQGTIALDNALTFQALQKTQRELEAAYDLTLWGWAKAVELRDQETAGHTERVTALTLRLARALGVPEEDLEHIRRGAILHDVGKLAIPDHILLKPGPLTEEEWAVMKRHPVYAYEWLSGIPFLRKALDIPYAHHERWDGSGYPRGLKGEAIPLSARIFAVVDVYDALTSDRPYRKAWPKEKALAYLREQAGRQFDPQVVATFLRLVEEEGL from the coding sequence ATGCGCCTCAGCGCCGCAGGCAAGGTCGCCCTAGCCTACGCCCTCTTTTCCCTCCTCTGGATCCTGGGAAACGATCGGCTCCTTCTGGCCCTCTTTCCCAAGGCCGCAACCCTCACCCTCTGGCAAACGGTTAAAGGGTTCCTCTTCGTGGCCCTCTCTGGGCTCCTGGTCTACCTCCTGGCCCTCAGGGAAACCCGGGCGGAAGAGGCCAAAACCAGAGCCGAAAGGGCCTCCGCCCGCCGCCTCCAGGCCCTTCTGGAAAGCGGCAGGGAGCTCGTCTACCTCCTGGACGAAAAGGGGCGGATCCGCTACGCCTCCCCCAACGTGAGGAAGGTGCTGGGCTACCTGCCCTGGGAGGACCCGGGGCCGGGGGCGCCTATTTTGGACTACGTTCACCCTGAAGACAGGCTTCTCGCCGAGGCGGCCCTGCAGGACCTCCTCCGCCACCCGGGGACCACCCTGGAGTACCGCCTGCGCGTCCTGGACAAGGAGGGCGGGGTGCGGGCGGTGCGGGTGTGGGGCAGAAACCTCCTCCAGGACGAGGCGGTTAGGGCCATCGTCCTCAAGGTCCAGGACGTCACCGAGCTGGTCAGGCACCAGGACCGCCTGGAGAGCGTCCTTGACGCCCTCCCCGGTATGGTCTTCCAGGTACAGGTGGCGGAGGGAGAAGACCCCGCCTACGCCTCCCTCTACTACATCAGCCCCAAGCAAGCCGCGGCCCTCCTGGGCTACCCGGCGGAAGCCCTCCTCGCCGACCCCGCCTTCTATTTTTCCCAGGTCCATCCCGAGGACCGGGAGGGCCTCGAGGCCGCCCTACGCCAAGCGGTGGCGGAACCCGGCCGGGTTCAGGTCCACACCTACCGCTTCTGGCACGGGAAAAAGGAGGCCTGGGTTTGGCTTCGGGACACCCTCGTCTACCACCCCGAAACCCGCTTTCTCACCGGGTACACCTACGAGGTCACGGAAGAGGTGGAGTCGGAGCGCCGCTTTCGCGCCCTGGCGGAGACCGCCCCGGCCCTCATCCTCATGTGGCAGGCGGAAGACCCCACCCGGCCCGAGTCCGCCAGGCTGGTCTACGCCAACCCCGAGGCCCTGCGCCTCACCGGGTACACCCTGGAAGAACTCCAGGCCAGGCCCATCTGGGAGTTCGTCCACCCCCAGGACCGGGAGCTGGTGCGAAGCCGCGGGCTGGCCCGGCTTAGGGGGCAAACCCCCCCGAGCCGCTACGCCTTCCGCATCCTGACCAAGGGAGGGGAGGTCCTGTGGCTGGACTACTCCGCCGCCCGGGTGGAGCTTGGGGGGAAACCCACCGTCTTGGGCGTGGGCCTGGACATCACCGAGGCCAAGGAACGGGAGCGGACCCTGGAGGCCTTCGCGCGCCTCAGCCTGGCCCTGAGGGAAAGCGAAGACCTCCGGGAGATGATGGAAAAGGGACTGGACACCGTGATGGACCTCCTGGGGGCCGGGGCGGGAAGCGTCCTCATGTACGAAGGCACCCCTCCCCAGGTCCGGGTGGCCGCGGACCGGGGGTGGATGGCCCACCTCCCCCCTCCCTCCAACCCCCTGGAGGCGCGGAGCCTGGTGGCCCAGGCCCTGGCGGGGGAGGTCGTCCTCTCCCCCGACCCCAAGACTGATCCCCGGGTCCGGGAAGCGGCCCGCCCCTTTATCCCCGAGGGCTGGGGGGTCCTGGCCCTCCCGCTCCTGGCGGGCCGGGAGGCGGTGGGCGCCCTTTTCCTTTCCTGGCCCCGGGCCCAGCTTCCCGGCCCTAGGGAGGTGGAGCGGACCCAGATCCTGGGCGAGGTCCTGGGCAACGCCCTGCGCCGGGGTAGTCTGCGGGCAAAGCTTGCCCAGCGGGTGGCCCAGCTGGAGGCCCTCCGGGCCGTGGACCAGGCCATCGCCGCCTCTTTGGACCTGGGGCCCACCCTGGAAGTCTTTCTGGCCCAGGTCCTCCGCCTGCCCCTGGACGCGGTGGCCTTCTTCCTCTACTGCAAGGAGGAGGGAGGACTGGTCCTGGAGGCGGCCAAGGGGTTCCTCTCCCCCAAGGAAGCCCTGCCGAAGCGCATCCCCCTGGGCGTGGGCCACGTGGGCCAGGCGGCCCTGGAGGGGCAGGTGGTCCACGTCCAGAACCTGGCCCAAAACCCGGGCACCCACCCGGAGTTCACCCTCAGGGAAGGCCTGGTCTCCGAGCGGGCCTATCCCCTCTTCGCCAAGGGCAGGCTCCTGGGGGTCCTGGCGGCCTTCACCCGCAAGCCCTGGGACCTGACCCCCGAGGAGGAGGAGTTCCTGGAGGCCCTGGTGGGCCAGGGGACCATCGCCCTGGACAACGCCCTCACCTTCCAAGCCCTGCAGAAGACCCAGCGGGAGCTGGAGGCCGCCTACGACCTCACCCTATGGGGCTGGGCCAAGGCGGTGGAACTGCGGGACCAGGAGACCGCCGGCCACACGGAGCGGGTCACGGCGCTCACCCTGCGCCTGGCCCGGGCCCTGGGGGTACCCGAGGAGGACCTGGAGCACATCCGGCGGGGAGCCATCCTCCACGACGTGGGCAAGCTGGCCATCCCCGACCACATCCTCCTCAAGCCGGGCCCCCTCACCGAGGAGGAGTGGGCGGTTATGAAAAGGCACCCCGTCTACGCCTACGAGTGGCTTTCCGGCATCCCCTTCCTCAGGAAGGCCCTGGACATCCCCTACGCCCACCACGAGCGCTGGGACGGCTCCGGCTACCCCCGGGGCCTGAAAGGGGAGGCCATTCCCCTTTCCGCCCGCATCTTCGCCGTGGTGGACGTCTACGATGCCCTGACCTCCGACCGCCCCTACCGCAAGGCCTGGCCTAAGGAGAAGGCCCTGGCCTACCTTCGGGAGCAGGCGGGCCGGCAGTTTGACCCCCAGGTGGTGGCGACCTTCCTGCGCCTGGTGGAGGAAGAGGGCCTTTAG
- a CDS encoding bifunctional diguanylate cyclase/phosphodiesterase codes for MDWTRTPSRSSPVLPLLRQGLQGLPEALRALAKALQAHRAYLFRLEERDGLWYASQLAEWAGPHVTPQIQNPSLQRLPVREAGYGRWLEAFLRGEAIGGAVRTFPEEERPLLEAQEIQSLLVVPIRVEGRLWGFLGVDDCERERAFTLEEEALLREVAEALARTLDLFEVHRFTERLLELSPFYVARMSPEGGRLWANLAFKKAFPQGLPLPLEAPLAQPGRPVTATTAGEAPAEWTLVAVPGPGGEVLEVLAFGLDLRERLLAQEREARWSAFRKNLLRVYETLMAEGFSESVFGLILEAALDTVPAAQAGSVAVLKEDGYYHFVAAKGYDLEALRQVRLHPEEPLSLTGHREAQVFTQKDLKRFNRRLDPKRRRVMEEAGRVREIQAVLAVPVYLSGERKAFLYLDNLEREDAFTPLDLELAQAFASQLGLLLRRMELEGRLTYLAFHDPLTGLPNRLFFLEKLAQALKEEPRVAVLYLDLDGLKLVNDLEGHATGDEVIRTVAARLRAAVRPRDLVARQGGDEFLVLLAGLRKPEEAVQVAERLLEVVRLPLPLGGRVFHLTTSLGIALGEPGLTPGELLARADLALYRAKGEGKDRLAFYEPGLQEALRREMALVEALREALAGDEGELTLLYQPIVDLATGAPVALEALIRWPKAPPGEFIPLAERHRLMPELGAWVLRRACREQARHGLPVHVNVSPQELLHPGYPGLVAQVLEETGCPPRALVLEITETALIPDERGRDATLTVRILRELGVRVFLDDFGSGYSSLERLAALPVDGLKLGQAFTQALGNPPDPQSPAARLVAAVLALAQALGLAAVAEGIEGEATLAYLRRLGFTLGQGFLFGRPAPLGV; via the coding sequence ATGGACTGGACCCGAACTCCCTCACGGTCCTCGCCCGTCCTGCCCCTCCTGCGGCAGGGCCTTCAGGGGCTTCCCGAGGCCCTCAGGGCCCTGGCCAAGGCCCTACAGGCCCACCGCGCCTACCTCTTCCGCTTGGAGGAGCGGGACGGGCTTTGGTACGCCTCCCAGCTGGCCGAGTGGGCGGGCCCCCACGTCACGCCCCAGATCCAGAACCCCAGCCTGCAACGCCTGCCCGTGCGGGAAGCGGGCTACGGCCGCTGGCTGGAGGCCTTTCTGCGGGGCGAAGCCATCGGAGGCGCGGTAAGGACCTTCCCCGAGGAGGAAAGGCCCCTTCTGGAGGCCCAGGAGATCCAAAGCCTCCTGGTGGTCCCCATCCGGGTGGAGGGGCGGCTCTGGGGCTTTCTCGGAGTGGACGACTGCGAAAGGGAGCGGGCCTTCACCCTCGAGGAGGAAGCCCTTCTCCGGGAGGTGGCTGAGGCCCTGGCCCGCACCCTGGACCTCTTTGAGGTCCACCGCTTCACGGAACGCCTCTTGGAGCTTTCCCCCTTCTACGTGGCCCGCATGAGCCCAGAAGGCGGACGCCTATGGGCCAACCTCGCCTTTAAAAAGGCCTTCCCCCAGGGGCTTCCCCTGCCCTTGGAGGCGCCCCTGGCCCAGCCGGGGCGGCCGGTGACGGCCACCACCGCTGGGGAGGCCCCCGCCGAGTGGACCCTGGTGGCCGTGCCCGGCCCGGGAGGGGAGGTCCTAGAGGTTCTGGCCTTCGGCCTGGACCTTCGGGAGCGCCTCCTGGCCCAGGAGCGGGAGGCCCGCTGGAGTGCCTTCCGCAAAAACCTCCTCCGGGTTTACGAGACCCTGATGGCCGAGGGGTTTTCCGAGTCCGTCTTCGGCCTCATCCTCGAGGCCGCCCTGGACACGGTGCCCGCCGCCCAGGCGGGGAGCGTGGCCGTCCTCAAGGAGGACGGGTACTACCACTTCGTGGCCGCCAAAGGGTACGACCTGGAGGCCCTGCGCCAGGTCCGGCTCCACCCGGAAGAGCCTCTCTCCCTCACCGGGCACAGGGAGGCCCAGGTCTTCACCCAGAAGGACCTCAAGCGCTTCAACCGGCGGCTGGACCCCAAGCGGAGAAGGGTGATGGAGGAGGCGGGAAGGGTGCGGGAGATCCAGGCCGTTCTGGCGGTGCCCGTCTACCTCTCCGGCGAGCGCAAGGCCTTCTTGTACCTGGACAACCTGGAGAGGGAGGACGCCTTCACCCCCCTGGACCTGGAGCTGGCCCAGGCCTTTGCCAGCCAGCTGGGCCTCCTCCTCCGGAGGATGGAGCTGGAGGGGAGGCTGACCTACCTGGCCTTCCACGACCCCCTGACCGGCCTACCCAACCGCCTCTTCTTCCTGGAGAAGCTGGCCCAGGCCCTAAAAGAGGAGCCCAGGGTGGCCGTCTTGTACCTGGACCTGGACGGGCTGAAGCTGGTCAACGACCTGGAGGGCCACGCCACGGGGGACGAGGTCATCCGGACCGTGGCCGCCCGCCTGCGGGCCGCCGTCAGGCCCCGGGACCTGGTGGCCCGGCAGGGCGGGGACGAGTTCCTCGTTCTCCTTGCGGGGCTCCGCAAGCCGGAGGAGGCCGTCCAGGTGGCGGAGCGGCTTCTAGAGGTGGTGCGCCTGCCCCTGCCCCTGGGCGGGCGGGTCTTTCACCTCACCACCTCCTTGGGCATCGCCCTGGGGGAGCCCGGCCTCACCCCGGGGGAGCTTCTGGCCCGGGCCGACCTGGCCCTTTACCGGGCCAAGGGCGAGGGCAAGGACCGGCTGGCCTTTTACGAGCCCGGGCTCCAGGAGGCCCTGCGCCGGGAGATGGCCCTGGTGGAGGCCCTGCGGGAGGCCCTGGCCGGGGATGAGGGCGAGCTCACCCTCCTCTACCAGCCCATCGTGGACCTGGCCACGGGGGCCCCTGTGGCCCTCGAGGCCCTGATCCGCTGGCCCAAGGCCCCCCCCGGCGAGTTCATCCCCCTGGCGGAGCGGCACCGCCTCATGCCGGAGCTGGGGGCGTGGGTCCTGCGCCGGGCCTGCCGGGAGCAGGCCCGCCACGGCCTGCCCGTGCACGTGAACGTGAGCCCCCAGGAGCTCCTCCACCCCGGCTACCCCGGCCTGGTGGCCCAGGTCCTGGAGGAGACCGGATGCCCCCCCAGGGCCCTGGTCCTGGAAATCACGGAAACCGCCCTCATCCCCGACGAGAGGGGGCGGGACGCCACCCTGACCGTGCGCATCCTGCGGGAGCTGGGAGTCAGGGTCTTCCTGGACGACTTCGGAAGCGGCTACTCCAGCCTGGAGCGCCTGGCGGCCCTTCCCGTGGACGGCCTCAAGCTGGGCCAGGCCTTCACGCAGGCCCTGGGGAACCCTCCGGACCCCCAAAGCCCCGCCGCCCGGCTGGTGGCCGCCGTCTTGGCCCTGGCCCAAGCCCTGGGGCTCGCCGCCGTGGCCGAGGGCATAGAGGGCGAGGCCACCCTGGCCTACCTGCGCCGCCTGGGGTTCACCTTGGGACAGGGCTTCCTCTTTGGCCGCCCCGCCCCTTTGGGGGTATAG